CGCTCCTGGCGGAGTTGTTTGCCCGCCACGACGCGCTTGCCAACCTCCAGGCCTTCGTCTCCGACAATGCCCGGCGGGTGTACGGCGTCACCCCGCCAGCGCGGCGCGTGCGCCTGGCGCGGCGCCCCTGGCAGGTTCCGGAGCGTTACGGAGATGTCGTGCCGTTCTATCACGGTCAGACGCTGGAATGGCAGGTGCTTGATGTTGAACCCTGAGTCTGTTGCCGCGGTCGAAGCGGCCCGCTTCGGCGAGCGGTTCGTGCGCCCGCTCTACACTGGCTACGGCTTCGCCGCGATTCCCGGCGCCATCGAGCGCCTGCTCACGGGGACCAGCAGCGACGCCCTGCCGCCTGCCGCCTTCCCCGGCGGTCTGGAGCGGCGCGAAACGGTGATCCTGCTGTTCCTGGACGCATTCGGCTGGCAGTTCTTCGCCGCGCACGTTGACCGGTATCCCTTCCTGCAACGGACGCTCGACCATGGCGTGGTCTCGCGGTTAACGACCATGTTCCCTTCGACCACTGCAGCCCATGTGACAACCATCCACACCAGCCTGCCGCCGGGCCAGTCGGGGGTGTTCGAGTGGTTCTTCCACGAGCCGACCCTGGGCCGGATCATCGCGCCGTTGCTCTTCTCCTACGCTGGCGAGCGTGAGCGCGAGACCCTCGCCGCCGCCGGGGTGGACCCGGCGGCGCTCTTCCCCGCCGCGACGCTGTACCAGCGCCTTCAGGCCGCCGGGGTGCACTCGACCGTATTCATGCACCGCGCTTATGCCAGCTCCTCCTACAGCCGCGTCGTGTGTGCGGGCGCCGACACGGTAGGCTACCAAACCTTCGCTGAGGCCATCACCCTGCTTGGGCAGCGCCTGGAAGCTCGTCGCGGCCCGTCCTACTATCTCCTCTACGTGGACACCATTGACGACCTGTGCCACACCTACGGCCCCGCGGCCCCCCACGTCGCGGCTGAGATTGACACCGTGCTGACCACGCTTGACCGGCTGCTGCACCCCCTCCTGGCGCGGCTGGGCAGGCCCGTGTTGCTGCTGTTCACCGCCGACCACGGGCAGATCAGGGTGAACCCGGCTGCGAGCCTCATGGTCAACCGGCTCGTCCCCGAACTGGCGGCCGCCACTCCCGGCGGCGCCGACGGGCGCCCGCTGGCGCCGGGAGGCTCGAACCGCGACCTGTTTCTCTACCTCAACCAGGATCGGGTGGAGGAGATGCGCGCCGCGCTCAGCGAACGCCTCGCCGGGCGCGCCGAGGTGCATCGCGTGGCCGACCTGGCGGCCCAGGGCCTCTTTGGCCCCCACGTCTCGCCCCTCTTCCTGGCCCGCGCTGGCGACCTGGTGGTGCTGCCCTACGCTGGCGAGTCGGTATGGTGGGACGCCGAGCCGTTCAAGCTGCGCCACCTGGGGATGCACGGCGGCCTGACCCCCGAAGAGGCGCATACGCTGCTCGGCGCGTTGATGTATGAGTAGCTTCGCTGGCGGTTCCGGCGCCGCCGGGTTAGAGGATGCGCCGGAAAACCCTACACCTGATAAGGGTCAGGGAGGGGGCGGGGCGGTGTCCGCCGCGAACGGACGCCGCGCGCTCCCGAAACCTGGTCCGCTTCGCGCGGCGAGGAGCAGCATGCAAAACGTTTCGTCACACCCCGCTTGAGGCGACGCATTGACGCCCGTTCGTCTGCCGTGCTATACTCCACGGCAAAAGTGCATAGCGCTCATCAAGAGGGGTGGAGGGACCGGCCCGATGAAGCCCCAGCAACCCCCCGGAGCGGCGCCGCGTCGCGCACCGGCCTGGAAGGGTGCTAAGTCCGGCAGCGCAAGCTGGGAGATGAGGTCATCGAAGCCTTCACACCAGCGTGTGAGGGTTTTTTTGCGCCACATGAGGAGCATCACCGCAGTGACGAAGCCCAAACCCACCTACCTTGAAGCCCTGCGCCAGCGCGTGTTGATCTACGACGGCGCGATGGGTACGAGCATCGACACCTTCCCCCTGACCGTCGAGGACTACGGCGGCGAACGCACCTTCGGCAACCGCGATTACCTGGTGATCACCCGGCCTGATGTTATTAGCCGCATCCACGAATCGTTTATGGAGGCCGGGGCGGATGTGCTGGAGACATGCACCTTCCAGTCCACCCGCATTCGCCTGGAGGAGTGGGGGTTAGGCGAACGCACCCTGGAGATCAACCGCGCCGCCGCCCGCCTTGCCCGCGCCGTCGCTGATCGCTTCGAGGCCCGCGATGGCCGCCCGCGCTATGTCGCCGGCTCGATGGGGCCGACCGGCAAGCTGCCTTCGTCCGACGATCCCGCGCTCTCCGACATCAGCTTCGAGGAGCTGAGCGACATCTTTCGCGAGCAGGCCATTGGCCTGATCGAAGGCGGCGTTGACGTGCTGCTGGTAGAGACCAGCGTGGACATCCTCGAGGTCAAGGCGGCCCTCGACGGCATCCGCCGCGCGAAGGCCGAGTTGAACCGCCCCGATGTGGCCGTGCAGGCCCAGGTCTTTCTCGACCTCTCCGGACGCATGCTCCTTGGCACTGATGTGCCAGCGCTGATTGCCACCCTGGAGGCCATGCCGGTGGACGTGATCGGGCTGAACTGCTCCACCGGCCCGGAGCATATGCGCGCAGCCATCCAGTATCTCACCACCCATTCGCGCAAGCCGATCTCCTGCATCCCCAACGCCGGGCTGCCGCTGGAAGTTGACGGCCAGACAGTCTATCCGATGGAGCCGGAGCCATTCGCCCGCATCCTGGGAGAGTTCGTGAGCGAATATGGCGTGAGCGTGGTAGGGGGATGCTGCGGCACCACCCCGGCCCATATCGCGCGCCTGCGCGCCGAGGTCGGCTACGACCGCCCGCCCGCGCCCCGGCGGATTGAGTACATTCCCAGCGTCTCGTCGGGCATCCGCGCCGCTGCTCTCAAGCAGGACGCGACGCTCACCATGATCGGCGAGCGGGTGAACACCCTGGGGTCGCGCAAGGTCAAGCGGCTGCTGCTCAACAACGACTACGACGGGGTGCTGGAGGTTGCCCGCGAGCAGGTTGACAGCGGCGCGCACATGCTCGATGTCTGCGTGGCGATGACCGAGCGCGCCGATGAGAAGGAGATGATGGTCACGCTGCTCAAGAAGCTGACCATGAACATCGAACTGCCGCTGGTGATTGACACGACCGAGGCCGACGTGCTGGAGGCGGCCCTGGCCATGTACCCCGGCCGCGCGGTGGTGAACTCGGTATCCCTGGAGGGCGGACGGGGCAAGAAGCTCGACCGGGTGCTGCCGCTCGTCGCCCGCTACGGCGCGGCGACAATCGTCATGACCATTGACGAAGAGGGCATGGCCCACACCCGCGAGCGCAAGGTCGCCATCGCCCGGCGCATCGCGCGCATTGCCGAGGAGGAGTATGGCATCCCCGCCGAGGCGCTGATCTTCGACGTTCTCACCTTTCCGATCACCACCGGCCAGGAGGAGTTGCGGAATGCCGCCGTCGAAACCATCGAGGGCATTCGCCTGGTCAAGGAGCAGATTCCGGGCTGCTTCACCACCCTGGGGGTCAGCAATCTGAGTTTCGGCGTGGCCCCCCACGCCCGGGCCGCGCTCAACTCGGTGTTCCTCTACCACGCCGTCGCCGCTGGACTCGACACGGCGATTATCAACCCGGCCCATGTGACCCCTTATGCCGAGATCCCTGCCGAGGAGCGCGAGGTCTGCGAGGACCTGATCTTCAACCGCCGCGAAGACGCCCTGGCACGCTTTATCGCCTACTACGAGCAGAACCGGGCCGCCCAGGAGGGTGAACGGGCCGATCCGACCGCGGCGATGAGCGTGGACCAGCGCCTGCACTGGAAGATCCTCCACCGCAAGAAGGAGGGGGTCGAGGAGGACATTGACGCCGCGGTGGCGCAGCGTATGGACGCCGACCATCCGGCGCAGACAGCCACGAGCGAGGGCACGCCCCAGGGCCGCGCCGCAGTAGATGTGCTCAACAACGTGTTGCTGCCGGCGATGAAGGAAGTCGGCGACCTCTTCGGCGCGGGCCAGCTCATCCTCCCCTTCGTGCTCCAGTCGGCGGAGGTGATGAAAAAGGCCGTGGCGCGGCTCGAATGCTACCTTGACAAACTTGAAGGGGCCAGCAAGGGCAAGGTGGTGCTGGCCACCGTGTATGGCGATGTCCACGATATCGGCAAGAACCTGGTCAATACGATCCTCTCCAACAACGGCTACACGGTCTACGACCTGGGCAAGCAGGTGCCGGCGAACACGATTATCGAGAAGGCCGTGGAGGTCAACGCCGACGCCATCGGTCTCTCCGCGCTGCTGGTAAGCACCTCCAAGCAGATGCCGCTGATCGTGCAGGAGCTGCACAAGCGCGGGTTGAGCTTCCCGGTGCTGGTGGGCGGGGCGGCGATCAACCGGCAGTACGGGCTGCGCATTACCTTCGTGGGCGATGAAGAGCCGTATGAGGCCGGCGTGTTCTACTGCAAGGACGCTTTCGAGGGGCTGGAGACGATGGACCGCCTGAGCGATCCGGCGCAGCGGGAGGACTTCGTGCGCGCCACCATCGCCGAGGCGGCCACGGTGCTGCACGAGCGCCAGCGGGGGCGGGTGGCCCTCTCGGATCTGGGCAAGGCCAGCCAGCGCGGGCCGCAGGCGCGCTCCAACGTGCGCCGAGACGTGCCGACGCCCACGCCGCCCTTCTGGGGCGCCCGCGCCATCACGCGCATCCGCCTGGCCGACGTGGTGGCCTGTCTCGACCGCAATGCCCTCTACCGCCTTCAGTGGGGCGCCAAGAACGCCAAAGGCGCCGAGTGGGAGCGGCTCAAGGCCGAGTTCGACCAGAAGGTGCGCGATCTCGTGCGCGAGGCCGAACGGGAGGGCTGGCTCGAACCAAAGGTGGTCTACGGCTACTTCCCCGTGCAGAGCGATGGCAACGACCTGATCGTCTATGACCCGAGCGATCGGCGGCGCGAGTTGACGCGCTTCGTCTTTCCGCGGCAGCCGGAGCGTGAGCGGCTCTGCATCAGCGACTACTTCCGCGACGTGGAGAGCGGCGAGTACGACGTAGCTGCGTTCCAGATCGTGACCATGGGCGAACGCGTTGACGCCCTGACCGAGGAACTGCAACGCCAGGGCGATTACAGCCGCAGCTACTATGTGCACGGCCTGGGGGTGAGTCTGGCCGAGGCCCTGGCCGAGTACACCAACCGGCTGATCCGGCAGAGCCTCGGCATCGGCGAACATCGCGGCAAACGCTACTCCTGGGGCTACCCGGCCTGTCCTGACCTGGAGGAGCACGGCAAGCTGTTCCAGATTTTACCCGTCGAGCAGATCGGCGTCACGCTCACCGAGGCGTTCCAACTGGTGCCGGAGCAGAGCACAGCGGCAATTGTGGTGCACCATCCCGAAGCGAAGTACTTCAGCATCGGCAGCGCCCGTGAACGGGCCGAGCAGGATGTCGAAGCGTAACCTTCGAGCCACCAGAGCGGTATATGCAGCGATTACAGATTTGTCATTGCGGATCGGGCGCGGCGCGACCGAGCACGGCCCGCAGCGCTCCGGCGCCCGAACGGCTCGCCTGGAGCCGCAAGATACGCCGGCAACGCAGCTTCATCGCAGCAGGAGCAAGCACCATGCAGTGTCGTCACTTCACCATCCGCCCGGCGACGGAACACGCTCGCGAAGACGAGGCCCGCCTTAATGCCTTCTTGAGTTCGGTATACGTCCACTCCGTGCAGGTCTCAGCCGCAACGGCAGGAAGCGCCGGCTGGTCGGTGCTGGTATTCTACGAAGTGCGGGGCGCGGCCCTCAGACGCCCTGGCCTGGATGCAGCGCCGCCGCTGCGCTACCAGGTTGCATGAAGGGGGTAGGTACAACCTTCCTGATAACACCATCCTCTGCACCCTGACAGGCAAAGACTGGAGGGGGTCCCTGTTGCTCTGCAGGCACAACCTTCCAGGTTGCGCCCTCTTCTGTATTGCACCCCCTGTGGGAGCAACCTTCCGGGTTGCTCCCCAGCCCCTGTAACCCCATGTCCCTGCGGTGCATCATACTGGCGTAAGGTTAAAGAACCCTTTGCAGACCAGGAGGATGTTCGTATGCAGCAGGCAGCGACGCGCTGGTTCAGTCTACGCCGCAACCTGAGGGAGCAGTACTCGCCGCTCTTCTTCCTCGCCGCCCTGGGGAACGGGGGCACCGCTATCACCTTCTTCATCTGGTTGAACTTCCTGATTCCGCACCCCAGGACCCCGATTGTGACCTTCGACAGCATCGCCGCTTTCCTGAACAAGGCGGATACGCTCGCATACGCACTTACCATTGGCGCGATGGCCGGGATCGTCATCTTCGCTCTACGCCACCTGCGGCTAATCGTGTGGAACGTGCGCGAATACGCGCAGTATCGGCGAACCCCGGCCTATTCGGCGCTGCGGGAGACAAACGGCGCCATTTCGTTGATGGGCATGCCGCTAACGCTGGCGATGACGGTAAATGTCTTCTTCGTGCTCGGCGCGGTGTTCGTGCCCGGCCTGTGGAACGTGGTCGAGTATCTCTTCCCGATCTCGTTGAGCGTCCTGACGATCATCGGCGTAGCAGCGCTGCGAATTTTCCTCGACCTGTTCGGGCGCGCCCTGGCCGGCGGGCACTTCGACTGCACGCGCAACAACAACCTGAGCCAGTTGCAGGCCGCTTTCACCTTCGCGATGGTGGCAGTGGGCCTGGCGGCGCCGGCGGCGATGAGCGGCAACCGCGTCACGATCGCTGTAAGCATTCTGCTTGCGATCTTCTTCCTGAGCGCGGCGGCCCTGGTGGGAGTGATCATGCTGGTCCTGGGTTTCCGCGGCATGCTGGCGCACGGGCTGGCGGTCGAAGCAGGGCCGAGCCTGTGGATGCCCATTCCCATCCTCACTCTGATGGGGATTGCGATGATCCGCATTCGCCACGGTCTGCATCATGGCTTTGAGGTGCACATCGAGCCGGGCAGCACGTTCGTTCTCATTGGCTCGATCCTGGCCCTGCAACTCTTGACGGGAGTGATCGGCTATG
This DNA window, taken from Chloroflexaceae bacterium, encodes the following:
- a CDS encoding alkaline phosphatase family protein: MNPESVAAVEAARFGERFVRPLYTGYGFAAIPGAIERLLTGTSSDALPPAAFPGGLERRETVILLFLDAFGWQFFAAHVDRYPFLQRTLDHGVVSRLTTMFPSTTAAHVTTIHTSLPPGQSGVFEWFFHEPTLGRIIAPLLFSYAGERERETLAAAGVDPAALFPAATLYQRLQAAGVHSTVFMHRAYASSSYSRVVCAGADTVGYQTFAEAITLLGQRLEARRGPSYYLLYVDTIDDLCHTYGPAAPHVAAEIDTVLTTLDRLLHPLLARLGRPVLLLFTADHGQIRVNPAASLMVNRLVPELAAATPGGADGRPLAPGGSNRDLFLYLNQDRVEEMRAALSERLAGRAEVHRVADLAAQGLFGPHVSPLFLARAGDLVVLPYAGESVWWDAEPFKLRHLGMHGGLTPEEAHTLLGALMYE
- the metH gene encoding methionine synthase, translated to MTKPKPTYLEALRQRVLIYDGAMGTSIDTFPLTVEDYGGERTFGNRDYLVITRPDVISRIHESFMEAGADVLETCTFQSTRIRLEEWGLGERTLEINRAAARLARAVADRFEARDGRPRYVAGSMGPTGKLPSSDDPALSDISFEELSDIFREQAIGLIEGGVDVLLVETSVDILEVKAALDGIRRAKAELNRPDVAVQAQVFLDLSGRMLLGTDVPALIATLEAMPVDVIGLNCSTGPEHMRAAIQYLTTHSRKPISCIPNAGLPLEVDGQTVYPMEPEPFARILGEFVSEYGVSVVGGCCGTTPAHIARLRAEVGYDRPPAPRRIEYIPSVSSGIRAAALKQDATLTMIGERVNTLGSRKVKRLLLNNDYDGVLEVAREQVDSGAHMLDVCVAMTERADEKEMMVTLLKKLTMNIELPLVIDTTEADVLEAALAMYPGRAVVNSVSLEGGRGKKLDRVLPLVARYGAATIVMTIDEEGMAHTRERKVAIARRIARIAEEEYGIPAEALIFDVLTFPITTGQEELRNAAVETIEGIRLVKEQIPGCFTTLGVSNLSFGVAPHARAALNSVFLYHAVAAGLDTAIINPAHVTPYAEIPAEEREVCEDLIFNRREDALARFIAYYEQNRAAQEGERADPTAAMSVDQRLHWKILHRKKEGVEEDIDAAVAQRMDADHPAQTATSEGTPQGRAAVDVLNNVLLPAMKEVGDLFGAGQLILPFVLQSAEVMKKAVARLECYLDKLEGASKGKVVLATVYGDVHDIGKNLVNTILSNNGYTVYDLGKQVPANTIIEKAVEVNADAIGLSALLVSTSKQMPLIVQELHKRGLSFPVLVGGAAINRQYGLRITFVGDEEPYEAGVFYCKDAFEGLETMDRLSDPAQREDFVRATIAEAATVLHERQRGRVALSDLGKASQRGPQARSNVRRDVPTPTPPFWGARAITRIRLADVVACLDRNALYRLQWGAKNAKGAEWERLKAEFDQKVRDLVREAEREGWLEPKVVYGYFPVQSDGNDLIVYDPSDRRRELTRFVFPRQPERERLCISDYFRDVESGEYDVAAFQIVTMGERVDALTEELQRQGDYSRSYYVHGLGVSLAEALAEYTNRLIRQSLGIGEHRGKRYSWGYPACPDLEEHGKLFQILPVEQIGVTLTEAFQLVPEQSTAAIVVHHPEAKYFSIGSARERAEQDVEA